In Cydia splendana chromosome 25, ilCydSple1.2, whole genome shotgun sequence, a single genomic region encodes these proteins:
- the LOC134802750 gene encoding uncharacterized protein LOC134802750, with product MVEPEKPFACVMQGCGMTFTNEDHLHVHTKKHDMVLQLGMEQKAAFVADQTPTPTRFIRNCEEVGLFQDLQNVNPFDEGFKQAMETKAGRLSLEGSEVDTLHTPHTLHTPQMFPLDGDALYTTNNQRNITISRSSSDESGAVKEYETTTISKLTNEVTTISRIVGKQDIVDKVTTTDDVAIVRHEDAHKEINETVSYTNNVIKIHSNVEIRKDGVIESKNIPRTLIYTDSVIKDAQVTKDVLLTDKPEKAPPIMSQKSLDFVVDSLEEHNDKEDRQIIKMLKRNYQNALNKDKNDLDDFEIIIKKPDGRQVRMKPVEDDKNKIQNETKERLKRVLSDKAEKKSSETKIDTPVLQNILPISTLPGTLVPVTIVNPNTILITNSLQKIPIVPLNMNKVSGSFKKTVKRRISKVEKDCVVDGKEEAEKKKLLEPRTAASRRYRQKQKVLMNWQAEENRLLKETNHKLVAENAALKLLITEHLKKCSNPGDLKLSQAEHHTNR from the exons ATGGTGGAACCGGAGAAGCCGTTTGCTTGCGTGATGCAGGGGTGCGGTATGACGTTCACTAACGAGGATCATCTGCACGTGCATACGAAAAAGCACGATATGGTTCTTCAACTGGGTATGGAGCAGAAAGCAGCGTTCGTAG CGGACCAGACGCCCACACCAACCCGCTTCATCCGCAACTGCGAGGAGGTGGGGCTGTTCCAGGACTTGCAGAATGTCAACCCGTTTGATGAAGGCTTTAAGCAGGCCATGGAGACTAA AGCTGGCAGGTTATCTCTGGAAGGCTCAGAGGTGGATACCCTCCACACCCCGCACACCCTGCACACCCCCCAGATGTTTCCCCTGGACGGAGATGCTCTTTACACCACTAATAACCAGAGGAATATCACTATAAGCCG ATCATCCAGTGACGAATCAGGCGCCGTTAAAGAATACGAAACAACCACAATTTCCAAACTCACCAATGAGGTGACCACTATCAGTAGGATCGTCGGAAAACAGGATATAGTCGATAAGGTAACTACCACTGACGACGTTGCCATAGTAAGACATGAAGATGCACATAAAGAAATCAATGAAACAGTCTCATACACTAATAATGTCATCAAAATACACAGCAATGTAGAAATAAGAAAAGATGGCGTCATCGAATCCAAAAATATACCAAGAACTTTAATATACACAGATTCAGTCATAAAAGATGCACAAGTCACTAAAGATGTTTTGTTAACAGATAAACCTGAAAAGGCTCCGCCTATAATGAGTCAGAAATCGCTAGATTTTGTTGTTGACAGTTTAGAAGAACATAATGATAAAGAAGACAGGCAAATTATCAAAATGCTTAAAAGGAATTATCAAAACGctttaaataaagataaaaatgaCTTGGACGATtttgaaattataattaaaaagccTGATGGTAGACAAGTAAGAATGAAGCCTGTTGAAGATGATAAGAATAAAATACAGAATGAAACTAAGGAGAGACTAAAAAGAGTTTTATCTGATAAAGCAGAGAAGAAATCTAGTGAGACTAAAATAGATACACCAGTATTGCAAAATATACTTCCAATATCTACATTACCTGGGACTCTAGTGCCAGTAACAATAGTAAATCCAAacacaatattaataacaaataGTTTACAAAAAATACCAATAGTACCTTTGAATATGAATAAAGTGAGTGGTAGTTTTAAGAAGACAGTGAAAAGAAGGATTAGTAAAGTGGAGAAGGATTGTGTGGTGGATGGAAAAGAGGAAGCGGAGAAGAAGAAGTTGTTGGAACCTAGAACAGCTGCTTCTAGAAGATACAG ACAAAAACAGAAAGTGCTAATGAACTGGCAGGCTGAAGAAAACCGCCTTCTGAAAGAAACTAACCACAAGCTGGTCGCGGAGAATGCTGCCCTCAAACTGCTGATCACCGAGCATCTGAAGAAGTGCTCTAACCCCGGGGACCTGA aattatCACAAGCAGAGCATCACACGAATAGATGA
- the LOC134802802 gene encoding uncharacterized protein LOC134802802 isoform X2: MHFSGVLMMAYMVLPSVLAEDVSYQACVDKYSRKGYQPWQEWSDHYTCHRYRCEIRDGKYFIAAVGCRKPKIPENALECHEYIEDENVEFPTCCARLRCVVEVNGDRIVQTRGQPGELFPDKPWKGQQNEPNPAVVGMAGIPQPVTTDQQGQTAPGMFNSRAEGTDINGRRYVDPFPTQQMQESPRKKRSPAHMISKRNQEADVYPNHSIHRAKVHGFVPEKYTSYFATGSKSHGHPKLFFNYS, translated from the exons ATGCATTTTAGCGGAGTATTAATGATGGCATATATGGTTTTACCTTCCGTTTTAGCTGAGGATGTCAGTT atCAAGCTTGTGTAGATAAGTATTCAAGAAAAGGATATCAACCTTGGCAGGAGTGGTCGGATCATTACACTTGCCACCGGTATAGATGTGAAATCAGAGACGGAAAATACTTCATAGCTGCGGTTGG TTGTCGAAAACCGAAAATCCCTGAAAATGCTTTGGAATGCCACGAATATATTGAAGATGAGAACGTGG aattCCCAACCTGCTGCGCTCGTCTGAGATGCGTTGTCGAAGTGAACGGGGATAGAATCGTTCAAACTAGAGGACAACCTGGAGAGCTGTTCCCTGATAA GCCTTGGAAGGGTCAGCAGAATGAGCCGAACCCTGCCGTGGTCGGCATGGCAGGCATCCCGCAGCCCGTCACCACCGACCAACAAGGTCAAACGGCCCCTGGAATGTTCAACAGCAGAG CGGAGGGAACTGATATTAACGGAAGGCGCTATGTAGACCCATTCCCGACTCAGCAAATGCAAGAATCACCTCGCAAAAAGAGATCTCCGGCTCATATGATCTCTAAGAGAAACCAAGAAGCTGATGTATACCCTAACCATTCCATTCATCGAGCTAAAGTTCACGGCTTTGTCCCGGAAAAATACACGTCCTACTTCGCAACTGGCTCCAAAAGCCACGGCCATCCCAAATTATTTTTCAATTATTcttag
- the LOC134802802 gene encoding uncharacterized protein LOC134802802 isoform X1 codes for MHFSGVLMMAYMVLPSVLAEDVSYQACVDKYSRKGYQPWQEWSDHYTCHRYRCEIRDGKYFIAAVGCRKPKIPENALECHEYIEDENVEFPTCCARLRCVVEVNGDRIVQTRGQPGELFPDKPWKGQQNEPNPAVVGMAGIPQPVTTDQQGQTAPGMFNSRGAAEGTDINGRRYVDPFPTQQMQESPRKKRSPAHMISKRNQEADVYPNHSIHRAKVHGFVPEKYTSYFATGSKSHGHPKLFFNYS; via the exons ATGCATTTTAGCGGAGTATTAATGATGGCATATATGGTTTTACCTTCCGTTTTAGCTGAGGATGTCAGTT atCAAGCTTGTGTAGATAAGTATTCAAGAAAAGGATATCAACCTTGGCAGGAGTGGTCGGATCATTACACTTGCCACCGGTATAGATGTGAAATCAGAGACGGAAAATACTTCATAGCTGCGGTTGG TTGTCGAAAACCGAAAATCCCTGAAAATGCTTTGGAATGCCACGAATATATTGAAGATGAGAACGTGG aattCCCAACCTGCTGCGCTCGTCTGAGATGCGTTGTCGAAGTGAACGGGGATAGAATCGTTCAAACTAGAGGACAACCTGGAGAGCTGTTCCCTGATAA GCCTTGGAAGGGTCAGCAGAATGAGCCGAACCCTGCCGTGGTCGGCATGGCAGGCATCCCGCAGCCCGTCACCACCGACCAACAAGGTCAAACGGCCCCTGGAATGTTCAACAGCAGAGGTGCGG CGGAGGGAACTGATATTAACGGAAGGCGCTATGTAGACCCATTCCCGACTCAGCAAATGCAAGAATCACCTCGCAAAAAGAGATCTCCGGCTCATATGATCTCTAAGAGAAACCAAGAAGCTGATGTATACCCTAACCATTCCATTCATCGAGCTAAAGTTCACGGCTTTGTCCCGGAAAAATACACGTCCTACTTCGCAACTGGCTCCAAAAGCCACGGCCATCCCAAATTATTTTTCAATTATTcttag